One window from the genome of Corynebacterium sp. SCR221107 encodes:
- the glpK gene encoding glycerol kinase GlpK, which translates to MPKFVLAIDQGTTSTRCIIYNESGVGIGIGQREHDQIFPRQGWVEHDAKQIWDNTRLVIATAIANADIDACDIAAVGITNQRETTVVWDKATGEPIYNAIVWQDTRTARIAEDLALAQTSWLERTGLLINSYPSGPKIAWILNHVPRARERALRGELAFGTIDSWLLYKLTGRHETDVTNASRTLLMDLDTLAWDPQLCNLLGVPMTMLPRIRSSVDDFGTITHHGPLEGVPITAVLGDQQAAMFGQGCFEPGLAKCTYGTGLFLLLNTGSEKVTSANGMLTTVCYKIRNERPVYALEGSVAVGGALIQWLRDNLGIINSAPEVESLAASVPDNGGVAIVPAFSGLFAPRWVPDAHGVITGLTRFANKAHIARAALEATAMQVREVADAMVADSEVPLETLRVDGGMVANGLLMQLQADVLGVDVVRPVDIETTASGVAYAAGLGAGVWQTLDVIAEHAKIDRTWSPHMDAAKVAKLKSQWEKAVAKSY; encoded by the coding sequence ATGCCCAAGTTCGTTCTTGCCATCGACCAAGGAACCACCTCCACCCGTTGCATCATCTACAACGAATCCGGGGTCGGCATAGGTATTGGCCAGCGCGAACACGACCAGATCTTCCCGCGGCAGGGATGGGTCGAACACGATGCAAAACAAATCTGGGACAACACCCGGCTGGTCATCGCCACCGCGATCGCCAACGCGGACATCGATGCCTGCGACATCGCCGCGGTCGGCATCACCAACCAGCGCGAAACCACCGTCGTGTGGGACAAGGCAACCGGCGAGCCCATCTACAACGCCATCGTGTGGCAAGATACCCGCACCGCACGCATCGCCGAAGACCTCGCACTCGCGCAGACCTCCTGGCTGGAACGCACCGGGTTGCTCATCAATTCCTACCCCTCCGGGCCGAAGATCGCATGGATCCTGAACCACGTCCCCCGCGCGCGGGAACGCGCACTGCGCGGCGAGCTGGCCTTCGGCACGATCGATTCCTGGCTGTTATACAAGCTCACCGGGCGACACGAAACCGATGTCACCAACGCCTCGCGCACCCTGCTCATGGATCTCGACACGCTGGCCTGGGATCCGCAGCTGTGCAACCTGCTCGGCGTACCCATGACCATGCTGCCGCGGATACGGTCGAGCGTGGATGACTTCGGCACCATCACCCACCATGGCCCGCTCGAAGGCGTGCCGATCACCGCTGTCCTAGGGGATCAGCAGGCCGCGATGTTCGGGCAGGGGTGTTTCGAACCGGGTCTTGCCAAGTGCACCTACGGCACCGGTCTGTTCCTGCTGCTTAACACCGGTTCGGAGAAGGTCACCAGTGCCAACGGCATGCTGACGACTGTCTGCTACAAGATCAGAAACGAACGACCCGTCTACGCCCTCGAGGGCTCCGTTGCCGTGGGCGGGGCGCTTATCCAGTGGCTGCGCGACAACCTAGGCATCATCAACTCTGCCCCGGAGGTGGAATCCCTGGCGGCCTCTGTGCCTGACAACGGCGGGGTGGCCATCGTACCGGCCTTTTCCGGGCTGTTCGCCCCGCGCTGGGTGCCGGACGCCCACGGCGTGATCACCGGGCTGACCCGCTTTGCCAACAAGGCGCATATCGCCCGCGCCGCCTTAGAGGCCACTGCCATGCAGGTAAGGGAGGTCGCCGACGCGATGGTCGCCGATTCCGAGGTTCCGTTGGAGACCCTGCGGGTGGATGGCGGCATGGTTGCCAACGGGCTGCTTATGCAGCTGCAGGCCGATGTGCTGGGCGTGGACGTGGTGCGCCCCGTCGACATCGAAACCACGGCCAGCGGCGTTGCTTACGCTGCCGGTCTCGGCGCCGGGGTGTGGCAGACCCTCGATGTGATCGCCGAGCATGCCAAAATCGATCGCACCTGGAGCCCGCACATGGATGCGGCCAAGGTGGCCAAGCTGAAAAGCCAGTGGGAGAAAGCCGTGGCCAAAAGCTACTAA
- the serS gene encoding serine--tRNA ligase: protein MIDLKFLRENPDVVRESQRTRGEDPQLVDQLISADESRREAIQVADELRSEQKAFGKKIGQASPEDRPALLAGSDELKAKVKEAEEAQKAAEAAVFELQMKISNIVEGAPVGGEDDYVVLEHVGEPKKFDFEPKDHLDLGEALGLIDTKRGTKVGGARFYYLTGDGAFLQLGMLTLAAQKARAHGFQLMIPPVLVRPEVMQGTGFLGAHAEEIYYLERDDLYLVGTSEVALAGYHQDEIIDLSKGPIRYAGWSSCFRREAGSYGKDTKGILRVHQFDKVEMFVYCKPEEAVAQHQELLAMERDMLSAVEVPYRIIDVAGGDLGSSAARKFDTEAWVPSQNTYRELTSTSNCTTFQARRLSTRYRDENGKAQTAATLNGTLATTRWLVAILENNQQADGSVVVPEALRPFVGKQVLEPIK, encoded by the coding sequence GTGATTGATCTGAAGTTCCTGCGCGAAAACCCTGATGTTGTCCGCGAGTCCCAGCGCACTCGTGGCGAAGACCCACAGTTGGTTGACCAGCTGATCTCTGCCGACGAGTCTCGTCGTGAGGCTATCCAGGTTGCTGATGAGCTTCGCTCCGAGCAAAAAGCTTTTGGCAAGAAGATCGGCCAGGCCTCCCCGGAGGATCGCCCGGCCCTTCTTGCCGGCTCCGATGAGCTGAAAGCAAAGGTCAAGGAGGCCGAGGAAGCTCAGAAGGCCGCCGAGGCTGCGGTCTTTGAGCTGCAGATGAAGATCTCCAACATTGTGGAAGGCGCGCCCGTAGGAGGCGAGGATGACTACGTTGTCCTCGAGCACGTCGGCGAGCCGAAGAAGTTCGACTTCGAGCCGAAGGACCACCTGGACTTGGGCGAGGCGCTGGGTCTTATCGATACCAAGCGTGGCACGAAGGTCGGCGGCGCCCGCTTCTATTATCTGACCGGCGACGGCGCATTCTTGCAGCTGGGTATGTTGACCTTGGCTGCGCAGAAGGCGCGTGCGCACGGCTTCCAGCTGATGATCCCGCCGGTGCTGGTGCGCCCGGAGGTCATGCAGGGTACCGGCTTCCTCGGGGCGCACGCCGAGGAGATTTACTACCTTGAGCGCGATGACCTGTACTTAGTCGGTACCTCCGAGGTCGCCCTGGCCGGTTACCACCAAGATGAGATCATCGACCTGTCTAAGGGACCGATCCGCTATGCCGGCTGGTCTTCCTGCTTCCGCCGCGAGGCGGGTTCCTATGGCAAGGACACCAAGGGTATCTTGCGCGTCCACCAGTTCGACAAGGTGGAGATGTTTGTCTACTGCAAGCCTGAGGAGGCGGTAGCCCAGCACCAGGAGCTGTTGGCGATGGAGCGCGACATGCTTTCTGCCGTTGAGGTGCCCTATCGCATTATCGACGTCGCCGGCGGGGACTTGGGTTCTTCGGCAGCCCGCAAGTTCGACACCGAGGCGTGGGTGCCTTCGCAGAATACCTACCGCGAGCTGACCTCCACCTCGAACTGCACGACCTTCCAGGCGCGTCGTCTCTCGACCCGCTATCGTGATGAAAACGGCAAGGCACAGACCGCGGCTACCCTCAACGGCACCCTGGCCACCACCCGCTGGCTGGTGGCTATCCTTGAGAACAACCAGCAGGCCGATGGTTCGGTTGTGGTTCCAGAGGCCCTGCGCCCGTTCGTGGGTAAGCAAGTTCTCGAGCCCATCAAGTAG
- a CDS encoding lysophospholipid acyltransferase family protein, giving the protein MTNSDRWEKRSIFRIPKGTPHYALHPTEARELLYGRIVVPAIKLAMRFQGVQLTLEGSENLPAKGGALLAYNHTGYLDFIFGGTFAALKGHRLVRFMAKKEIFEGPVVGALMRGMHHIPVDRSAGAASLDEAVVRLQEGHLVGIFPEATISRSFEIKDIKTGAVRIASRADVPLIPVAMWGSQRLWTKDHPRKLGRRFLPVWIKVGAPIDPSGDPDEATARLRRAMQELLDEVRADYESTYGPFPGGEFWRPASMGGSAPTMERAAEIDAEEKRLRALRKAEKAVRPKKSVPAKLVAQARKLPAKVAGMIGTLRRR; this is encoded by the coding sequence GTGACAAACAGCGACAGATGGGAAAAGCGCAGTATCTTCCGGATCCCCAAGGGGACCCCACACTACGCGCTGCATCCCACTGAGGCGCGCGAGCTGCTCTACGGGCGCATCGTCGTGCCCGCAATCAAGCTGGCGATGCGCTTCCAGGGCGTGCAACTCACGCTGGAAGGTTCGGAGAACCTGCCGGCGAAAGGCGGCGCGCTGTTGGCCTACAACCACACGGGTTATCTCGATTTCATCTTCGGCGGAACGTTTGCCGCGCTCAAGGGGCATCGACTCGTGCGTTTCATGGCGAAGAAGGAAATCTTCGAGGGCCCGGTCGTCGGCGCGCTCATGCGCGGCATGCACCACATTCCGGTGGATCGCTCCGCAGGCGCTGCGTCGCTTGACGAGGCGGTGGTGCGCCTGCAGGAAGGCCACCTCGTGGGAATCTTCCCGGAGGCGACGATTTCGCGTTCCTTCGAAATCAAGGACATCAAGACCGGCGCGGTGCGCATCGCCTCGCGCGCGGATGTTCCGCTGATTCCGGTTGCCATGTGGGGCTCGCAGCGGCTGTGGACGAAGGATCATCCGCGCAAGCTCGGCCGTCGCTTCCTACCGGTATGGATCAAAGTCGGTGCCCCGATCGACCCAAGCGGCGACCCCGATGAGGCGACCGCGCGTTTGCGCAGGGCCATGCAGGAGCTTCTCGACGAAGTCCGCGCCGACTACGAAAGTACCTACGGACCGTTCCCGGGTGGCGAGTTCTGGCGCCCAGCGTCGATGGGGGGCTCCGCACCCACCATGGAGCGCGCCGCGGAAATCGATGCGGAAGAGAAGCGACTGCGCGCGCTGCGCAAGGCCGAAAAGGCCGTCCGTCCGAAGAAGTCCGTGCCGGCCAAGCTGGTCGCGCAGGCAAGAAAGCTTCCGGCAAAGGTCGCGGGAATGATCGGGACGCTGCGCCGGCGTTAG
- the glf gene encoding UDP-galactopyranose mutase: MTDFDLIVVGSGLFGLTVAERAASQLDKKVLIVERRSHLGGNAYSEAEPETGIEIHKYGAHLFHTSNKRVWDYVNQFTSFTGYQHRVFAMHNGTAYQFPMGLGLINQFFGRYYSPDEARKLIAEQASEINSEDATNLEEKAISLIGRPLYEAFIRDYTAKQWQTDPKELPAGNITRLPVRYTFDNRYFNDTYEGLPVDGYAAWLNTMADHDNIEVRLDTDWFEVRDELRAANPDAPVIYTGPLDRYFDYAEGKLGWRTLDFETEVLPTGDFQGTPVMNYNDAEYPYTRIHEFRHFHPERADKYPSDKTVIMKEYSRFAEDSDEPYYPINTPDDRAKLEAYRKLAAAEARENKVLFGGRLGTYQYLDMHMAIASALSMFDNKLAPYWNEGVALEQERGH; this comes from the coding sequence ATGACTGACTTTGACCTAATCGTTGTAGGCTCGGGCCTTTTTGGCCTCACCGTCGCCGAGCGTGCTGCCAGCCAGCTGGACAAGAAGGTGCTCATCGTCGAGCGCCGTAGCCACCTGGGTGGCAACGCCTACTCGGAGGCCGAGCCGGAGACCGGCATCGAGATCCACAAGTACGGCGCACACCTGTTCCATACCTCGAACAAGCGCGTGTGGGACTACGTCAACCAGTTCACCAGCTTCACCGGCTACCAGCACCGCGTGTTTGCCATGCACAATGGCACCGCCTACCAGTTCCCGATGGGGCTCGGCCTGATCAACCAGTTTTTTGGCCGCTACTACTCCCCGGACGAGGCCCGCAAACTCATCGCCGAGCAGGCCAGCGAGATTAACTCCGAGGACGCCACCAACCTGGAGGAAAAAGCCATCTCGCTCATCGGCCGCCCGCTGTATGAGGCCTTCATCCGCGACTACACCGCTAAGCAGTGGCAGACCGACCCGAAGGAGCTACCAGCAGGCAATATCACTCGCCTGCCCGTGCGCTACACCTTCGACAATCGCTACTTCAACGACACCTACGAGGGCCTTCCCGTCGACGGCTATGCCGCGTGGCTGAACACCATGGCCGACCACGACAACATCGAGGTGCGCCTGGATACCGACTGGTTCGAGGTCCGCGACGAGCTGCGCGCGGCCAACCCGGATGCGCCGGTCATCTACACCGGCCCCCTTGATCGCTACTTCGACTACGCCGAAGGCAAGCTCGGCTGGCGCACCCTCGACTTCGAGACCGAGGTCTTGCCCACCGGCGATTTCCAGGGAACCCCGGTCATGAATTACAACGACGCTGAGTATCCCTATACCCGCATCCACGAGTTCCGCCACTTCCACCCGGAGCGCGCGGACAAGTACCCCAGCGACAAGACGGTCATTATGAAGGAGTACTCCCGCTTCGCCGAGGACAGCGACGAGCCGTACTACCCGATCAACACCCCCGACGACCGCGCCAAGCTGGAGGCCTATCGCAAGCTCGCCGCCGCCGAGGCCCGCGAGAACAAGGTGCTGTTCGGCGGGCGGCTTGGCACCTACCAGTACCTCGACATGCACATGGCCATCGCCAGCGCGCTGAGCATGTTCGACAACAAGCTCGCCCCCTACTGGAACGAGGGCGTTGCCCTCGAACAGGAGCGCGGGCACTAG
- a CDS encoding N-acetylmuramoyl-L-alanine amidase: MLQRRRLGTAQARPVTSVVLATALVASAAVGLGANRILQTQGSAIDPVTATTNTESFAAGANVVVDDPAIAAQGEGDGPRTVKEFTQEEQFSQFALTWTGEKDIAAYFRSQREDGSWSEWFSAPPLDYASDSPNAKNGTDLIYIEPTHKVQVSVSGVDLFADTAATEAAPAQDAAAPAQEAAPAQEAAPAESATPAEAAPAESAPAAEQAPAADYSAGTTSGNGTAPLPTNFGDIKPVADVEDTAGVASASDIEAVFMDGGESQLPAGGIELTADSDGMPRVISRQGWGANESLRCSSPTYDDGVSAVVIHHTAGSNNYTESQAPGIVRGIYQYHAQTLGWCDIGYNAFADKYGNLYEGRYGGLNKAVHGAHAGGFNTNTWAISMIGNYDTAQTTPAMIQSVGELAGWRAKVAGFDPKGTDTHYSEGSNFTFYPYGQAVTLPNIFAHRDVGTTACPGQYGYAQMGNIRDIAKQKYNSILSGSTGSTTTKTTTAAAPTTVGSPAATPNTQAPVVSNGDNGTAPNNSNGTTTGGVNNAAGLDAAALLTNLASSSNSTDASAFGSLISVALAIASILPGTVSVLGDVQIADGLKLSQLIPVVTAVSNFLSNSDNLAAATTLINYLGNARTGVASYAAANGETVSYQLFDNGIVLDSSSTGQQALWGAIGDAWAAQGFDRGPLGLPVNQEYDAGGLKRVDFQGGYITYNPATGAVDIQTN, encoded by the coding sequence GTGCTGCAAAGACGCCGCCTCGGCACCGCACAGGCGCGGCCGGTCACTTCGGTGGTTCTCGCAACCGCCCTGGTAGCCTCCGCCGCCGTCGGACTTGGTGCCAACCGCATCCTGCAAACCCAAGGCTCGGCCATCGACCCGGTCACGGCCACCACCAACACCGAAAGCTTCGCCGCGGGCGCCAACGTTGTTGTTGATGACCCCGCGATCGCTGCCCAGGGCGAGGGCGACGGCCCCCGCACGGTCAAGGAATTCACCCAAGAAGAGCAGTTCTCCCAGTTCGCACTGACGTGGACTGGCGAGAAGGACATCGCCGCCTACTTCCGCTCCCAGCGCGAGGACGGTTCCTGGTCCGAGTGGTTTAGCGCCCCGCCGCTGGACTACGCATCCGATTCCCCGAATGCCAAGAACGGCACCGACCTCATCTACATCGAGCCGACCCACAAGGTTCAGGTCTCGGTCTCCGGCGTTGACCTTTTCGCGGACACCGCCGCCACCGAGGCAGCACCTGCACAAGATGCTGCTGCTCCTGCACAAGAGGCTGCTCCTGCACAAGAGGCTGCTCCGGCAGAGTCCGCAACCCCTGCTGAGGCTGCTCCAGCCGAGTCCGCACCGGCGGCTGAGCAGGCACCGGCTGCCGACTATTCCGCAGGCACCACTTCGGGCAACGGCACCGCTCCACTGCCGACCAACTTCGGCGATATCAAGCCGGTTGCGGACGTGGAGGATACGGCCGGGGTAGCGTCGGCAAGCGATATCGAGGCAGTGTTTATGGACGGCGGCGAATCGCAGCTGCCCGCTGGCGGCATTGAGCTCACCGCCGATTCCGACGGCATGCCGCGGGTGATCTCCCGCCAGGGCTGGGGCGCCAACGAGTCCCTGCGCTGCTCCTCGCCGACGTATGACGACGGCGTCTCCGCCGTGGTCATTCACCACACTGCAGGCTCCAATAACTACACCGAATCCCAGGCCCCGGGCATTGTTCGTGGCATTTACCAGTACCACGCGCAGACTTTGGGCTGGTGCGACATCGGATACAACGCCTTCGCCGACAAGTACGGCAACCTCTACGAGGGCCGCTACGGCGGGCTAAACAAGGCCGTTCACGGCGCCCACGCCGGTGGCTTTAACACCAACACCTGGGCGATCTCCATGATCGGCAACTACGACACCGCCCAGACCACTCCCGCCATGATCCAGTCCGTCGGTGAGCTCGCCGGCTGGCGCGCCAAGGTCGCAGGCTTTGACCCCAAGGGCACTGATACCCACTACTCTGAGGGCTCGAACTTCACCTTCTACCCCTACGGCCAGGCCGTGACCCTGCCGAACATCTTCGCCCACCGCGACGTCGGTACGACCGCCTGCCCCGGCCAGTACGGCTATGCACAGATGGGTAATATCCGCGACATCGCCAAGCAGAAGTACAACTCCATCCTGTCCGGCTCGACTGGTTCCACCACGACGAAGACAACGACCGCGGCTGCGCCGACGACGGTGGGTAGCCCTGCTGCCACGCCGAACACGCAGGCACCGGTTGTCAGCAACGGCGACAACGGGACTGCGCCGAACAACAGCAACGGCACCACCACCGGGGGCGTCAACAACGCCGCAGGTCTCGACGCCGCCGCCCTGCTGACCAATCTCGCCAGCAGCTCCAACAGCACCGATGCCTCCGCTTTCGGTTCCTTGATCTCCGTCGCTTTGGCGATCGCCTCGATCCTGCCGGGCACTGTTTCCGTGCTTGGCGACGTCCAGATCGCCGATGGTCTCAAGCTTTCCCAGCTGATCCCGGTGGTCACGGCCGTCAGCAACTTCCTCAGCAACTCCGACAACCTGGCTGCTGCCACGACCCTTATCAACTACCTGGGCAACGCTCGCACCGGTGTCGCATCCTATGCCGCCGCCAACGGTGAGACGGTCTCCTACCAGCTGTTCGACAACGGCATCGTGCTGGATTCCTCTTCCACCGGCCAGCAGGCACTATGGGGTGCCATCGGCGATGCGTGGGCGGCTCAAGGCTTCGACCGCGGCCCGCTCGGCCTGCCGGTCAACCAGGAGTACGACGCAGGAGGACTCAAGCGCGTCGACTTCCAGGGTGGTTACATCACCTACAACCCAGCGACCGGCGCGGTCGATATTCAGACCAATTAG
- a CDS encoding HAD family hydrolase — MGQFFASGSPKLIVSDVDGTLIDSRERISPRLRDALVHFTHDGGYFALATGRPPRWLFPVLEQLPTRPVCVCANGAVLYDSAADRILRTHALAPRQSRAIVCAAREALADVGGVGVAVERAGISAFDREAELFLVTPEYEHAWVSEEHGIGTEEEVLSQPAIKLLLRNDSLSAQEMYDRVRPAVPEELGHVTFSIGYGLLEVSAPGVTKQTGVADLAELLGIEATDIAAFGDMPNDIEMLSWCGLGCAMDNAKQEVKDVANIVTSSNDDFGVAKIIEQFQANT; from the coding sequence GTGGGTCAGTTTTTCGCTTCGGGTAGCCCCAAGCTCATCGTCAGCGACGTCGACGGCACCCTCATTGATTCCCGCGAGCGCATCAGCCCGCGCCTGCGCGATGCGCTCGTCCACTTTACTCACGACGGCGGATACTTTGCTTTAGCGACAGGCCGCCCGCCGAGGTGGCTGTTTCCTGTGCTTGAGCAGCTGCCCACGCGGCCTGTCTGCGTGTGCGCCAACGGCGCGGTGTTGTATGACTCCGCCGCCGATCGCATCCTGCGCACCCACGCGCTCGCCCCTCGGCAGTCGCGGGCGATTGTTTGCGCTGCGCGCGAGGCGCTTGCCGACGTCGGCGGTGTCGGCGTTGCCGTCGAGCGCGCAGGCATCTCGGCCTTCGATCGGGAAGCCGAACTCTTCCTCGTCACCCCGGAATATGAGCATGCGTGGGTCAGCGAGGAGCACGGCATCGGCACCGAGGAAGAGGTGCTCTCGCAGCCGGCGATCAAATTGCTCCTGCGCAACGATTCACTCAGCGCGCAGGAAATGTACGACCGCGTGCGCCCAGCCGTGCCCGAGGAGCTAGGGCACGTAACCTTTTCCATCGGTTACGGCCTGCTGGAGGTATCCGCCCCAGGGGTGACCAAGCAAACCGGCGTCGCCGACTTGGCTGAACTGCTTGGCATCGAGGCCACCGACATCGCCGCCTTTGGCGATATGCCCAATGACATCGAGATGCTCTCCTGGTGCGGACTAGGCTGCGCGATGGACAACGCCAAACAGGAAGTCAAAGACGTGGCCAACATTGTCACCAGCAGCAATGATGACTTTGGGGTTGCCAAGATCATCGAGCAATTCCAAGCGAACACGTGA
- a CDS encoding universal stress protein has protein sequence MSSPILVGYLANEQGKAALTLGCQLARSIGTSVEIVMVTGHPATSGGAYPHAVGPDPIVEKQLSEWLAEALSFVPGDVAAQARIVAGRSSAKALATTAQYLGCQMIVVGSAETSIFTRLLAGSVSHALLSGSPVPVAVAPLGYNDPSLVSRVSCMYDPLHGDFQLFRYALEHAEDFDVELRVITLGVGDDLKGSTGVVDTAESLRSLGIDVDGLVQSGRMAFVKAIGKTLRHAITEITWRDGEITIIGSTREASDGRVSAGPFATKLISAIPTPAIMCPAGQFALHGK, from the coding sequence ATGTCATCACCCATCCTCGTTGGCTACCTCGCCAACGAACAAGGCAAGGCCGCGCTCACGCTCGGCTGCCAGCTTGCCCGAAGCATCGGCACCAGCGTCGAAATAGTCATGGTGACCGGGCATCCGGCCACCTCCGGGGGTGCCTACCCACACGCGGTGGGCCCGGATCCCATCGTCGAAAAGCAATTGAGCGAATGGCTAGCAGAGGCGTTGAGCTTCGTCCCCGGCGATGTTGCCGCCCAGGCCCGCATCGTGGCAGGGCGCAGCAGCGCGAAGGCGCTGGCCACCACCGCCCAGTACTTGGGCTGCCAGATGATCGTGGTCGGCAGTGCAGAAACGTCTATTTTCACCCGGCTGCTGGCAGGATCCGTCAGCCACGCCCTGTTGTCCGGTTCGCCGGTGCCGGTGGCCGTGGCCCCCTTGGGCTATAACGATCCCTCACTGGTATCCAGGGTCTCTTGCATGTACGACCCGCTGCACGGGGATTTTCAGCTGTTTCGCTACGCGCTCGAGCACGCCGAAGACTTCGACGTGGAGCTGCGCGTTATCACCCTCGGTGTCGGCGATGACCTCAAGGGTTCTACCGGGGTGGTGGACACAGCAGAAAGCCTGCGCTCGCTGGGCATCGATGTCGATGGTCTCGTGCAATCCGGGCGCATGGCCTTCGTGAAGGCAATCGGTAAGACGCTGCGCCACGCCATCACGGAGATTACCTGGCGCGACGGGGAGATTACGATCATCGGCTCTACCCGCGAGGCTTCCGACGGACGCGTCTCCGCAGGCCCTTTCGCCACCAAGCTCATCTCCGCCATCCCCACCCCCGCCATCATGTGCCCCGCGGGCCAGTTCGCCCTGCATGGAAAGTGA
- a CDS encoding GNAT family N-acetyltransferase has product MSELSVDLRPTTESDRTYIARLNFLTDVFGDESATPSAHFVDDYHLYVENWRPTGGGFIAVDSLGIPCGGIWLIYGTEEEHGYGHVEEGIPELAIAVENRNQGQGLGTRLLTAAIDQVRESGAPGISLCVDDDNPGAHKLYLRMGFEEVAYDSEHGYHVLVQRF; this is encoded by the coding sequence ATGAGCGAGCTTTCCGTCGATCTTCGACCAACCACCGAGTCCGACCGCACCTACATCGCGCGACTAAATTTCCTCACCGACGTCTTCGGCGATGAATCCGCGACACCCAGCGCCCACTTCGTTGATGACTACCACCTCTACGTGGAAAACTGGCGTCCCACAGGCGGTGGATTCATCGCGGTCGATAGCCTCGGCATCCCCTGCGGCGGCATCTGGCTCATCTATGGCACCGAGGAAGAACACGGCTATGGTCATGTCGAGGAAGGAATCCCCGAGCTAGCCATCGCCGTGGAAAACCGCAACCAAGGCCAAGGTCTTGGCACCCGCCTGCTCACGGCCGCGATCGACCAGGTGCGCGAATCCGGCGCGCCGGGAATCTCCCTGTGTGTGGACGACGATAACCCCGGCGCCCACAAGCTCTACCTGCGCATGGGCTTCGAGGAGGTCGCCTACGATTCAGAGCATGGCTACCACGTGCTCGTGCAGCGCTTCTAA
- a CDS encoding APC family permease, translating into MIGISCIAPSYTLTSGLGPTISAVGQYAPAIFILGFIPMLLVAFAYRELNNRMPDSGTTFTWVTKAFGPWAGWMAGWGLIAATICVLSNLAAVAVDFFFILLADVFRRPELADLTTNLWINIPMTILFLVLASGIAYRGMDATQNLQTILVIIQLVALGMFAGFALYQAYHNGGFDFTPISLSWFNPLDAGGLSVIAAGISLSIFMFWGWDVTLTMNEETKNPAKTPARAATITVLITIVLYIVSALAVVSWAGTGTQGLGAGNPDNQESIFAALASPVLGPWSIVMSISILASSFASLQSTMVSPARTLLAMGYYKALPPSFAKVSARFHSPSTATAASVVATSVFYTATRLISENALWDTIAALGLMVCFYYGMTAIACVWYFRHEALASTRDLIYKFICPLLGGLMLLGMFLLTAYDSMDPEYGSGSSTFGIGNVFILGMGVLGLGAALMVWTSKRYPAFFRGQVIVASDSLADSARIEG; encoded by the coding sequence ATGATCGGCATTAGCTGCATCGCCCCCTCCTACACGCTCACCAGCGGACTGGGGCCGACGATCTCGGCGGTTGGCCAGTACGCACCCGCCATCTTCATCCTCGGCTTCATCCCCATGCTGCTGGTGGCCTTCGCCTACCGCGAGCTCAACAACCGAATGCCGGACTCGGGCACCACCTTTACGTGGGTGACCAAGGCCTTTGGCCCCTGGGCTGGGTGGATGGCCGGGTGGGGTCTCATTGCGGCGACCATCTGCGTGCTTTCCAACCTCGCCGCCGTTGCGGTCGACTTCTTTTTCATTTTGCTTGCCGACGTTTTCCGCCGCCCTGAGCTTGCCGATCTGACCACCAACCTATGGATCAACATCCCGATGACGATCCTCTTTTTGGTACTCGCCTCCGGCATCGCCTACCGGGGCATGGACGCCACCCAAAACCTGCAGACGATTCTCGTCATCATCCAGTTGGTAGCGCTTGGCATGTTCGCTGGTTTCGCGCTCTACCAGGCCTATCACAACGGCGGATTCGACTTCACCCCGATTAGCCTGTCGTGGTTCAATCCGCTGGATGCCGGCGGCCTGAGCGTCATCGCCGCCGGAATCTCGCTGTCGATCTTCATGTTCTGGGGCTGGGACGTCACCTTGACTATGAACGAGGAGACCAAGAATCCCGCGAAGACCCCCGCGCGCGCCGCCACGATCACCGTGCTGATCACGATCGTGCTCTACATCGTCTCCGCGCTCGCCGTGGTGTCCTGGGCCGGCACGGGCACCCAGGGCCTGGGTGCAGGTAACCCCGACAATCAGGAGTCCATCTTCGCCGCGCTGGCCAGCCCGGTGCTGGGTCCGTGGTCGATCGTCATGTCGATCTCGATCCTCGCCAGCTCCTTCGCCTCCTTGCAGTCGACGATGGTCTCCCCGGCACGCACCCTGCTTGCCATGGGCTATTACAAGGCACTTCCGCCAAGCTTCGCCAAGGTCAGCGCTCGTTTCCACAGCCCGAGCACCGCAACGGCGGCCAGCGTGGTGGCAACCAGCGTCTTCTACACCGCCACCCGCTTAATCAGTGAGAATGCCCTCTGGGACACCATCGCGGCGCTGGGGCTCATGGTCTGCTTCTACTACGGCATGACCGCGATCGCCTGCGTGTGGTACTTCCGCCACGAGGCTTTGGCGTCCACCCGCGATCTCATCTACAAGTTCATCTGCCCGCTTCTCGGTGGGCTGATGCTGCTGGGTATGTTCCTGCTCACCGCCTATGACAGCATGGACCCGGAATATGGCTCTGGATCTTCTACCTTCGGCATCGGCAACGTCTTCATCCTCGGCATGGGAGTGCTCGGCCTCGGCGCCGCGCTGATGGTCTGGACCTCCAAGCGCTACCCAGCCTTCTTCCGGGGCCAGGTGATCGTCGCCTCCGACTCCCTGGCGGACTCGGCACGCATCGAGGGTTAG